A region from the uncultured Holophaga sp. genome encodes:
- a CDS encoding DUF3683 domain-containing protein, with amino-acid sequence MTREIPFNYTSAEDHQAVSMLLGTEIVESLEALRSRRVTGRSARLLARIFGEILIHRRNPFLFQELLDSASRQERFFGKAMQNLDAIQANANGEPLVAQVLDAVRKLIRAFKAEVDGTPALRRRMKSELGAVVGAANVLVDPFALVSHATDATDWRLHLPVAVVMPDQESQVAPLLLAIEGLGLKAIPRGGGTGLTGGAIPLRPDCVVINTEKLNHVLGIRERDFTLADGSTLKASTLWVESGVITEKAMEVAAEKGLVFATDPTSEWASTIGGNIAENAGGKLAVRWGTCIDNLLAWRMAMPGGHQWTVRRTDHQLRKILPQDTVTWEVTDEKGLVVKTVALKGTEIRKQGLWKDITNKALGGVPGLQKEGTDGVITSAEFILYPEYEAKKTLCIEFFGPNMDEASRVIVDISKAFPFDQVDHETLLALEHWDDEYVRAIDYKVKAARAETPKAVLVIDVAGHTPEEAARGAQRIHSILEGYPNTIAFGARDSAESKKFWLDRKKLGAIAKRTNAFKLNEDIVIPLETLAEFAHFIERLNVEEERHTQLRFIERVQDYMVELKNGDEAEALALKVPSAKSLCAAARLALQSAGDAHLQEQTVPTKLRHDLAELMQGYPEVLESLERIHGEVRHRRIVIATHMHAGDGNVHVNIPVLSNDRPMLIRADLVVDRVMEKVVELGGVVSGEHGIGVTKLKYFDPQRVGELRTYRKEVDPGGLMNPGKLEDHTILEHIFTPSFNLMELEARILQHGQLEELARKIAHCVRCGKCKPDCCVFHPARSLFYHPRNKNLAIGSLIEALLFEAQRERSTRFELLRWLEEIADHCTICHKCLKPCPVEIDTGAVSVLEREILTSWGYKHSPLTTRLTLKYLDSRNPTFNKLFRASFVKLGGMAQRIGHRVAGPMVSAKPEPPALYPLRMLRSSTGPVSDRTLRDVLPECAADQVLVFEPEGEAKSNVVYFPGCGSERLFSEVSMAAIHVLLETGTRVILPPPFLCCGFPAHVNAKTAMHSRIVLRDTIILSQIRDMFCHLAFEACVVTCGTCKEGLETMEAGGLFGGKVQDVAKFAVDHGLRLQGSGDWLYHPPCHDSLEAKALQVLGKSGGFGQVHQVANCCSEAGTLSISRPDITDAMLHRKREALEEAAHEHGVKKILTNCPSCLTGLSRNRGMGFEAQHITVALAEGLNGRDWLEKFRRQAARAKAVSF; translated from the coding sequence ATGACCCGAGAGATCCCCTTCAACTACACGTCAGCCGAAGACCACCAGGCCGTTTCCATGCTCCTGGGGACCGAGATCGTCGAGTCCCTGGAGGCCCTCCGGAGCCGACGGGTCACCGGGCGCTCTGCCCGGCTGCTGGCGCGGATCTTCGGGGAGATCCTCATCCATCGCCGCAACCCCTTCCTCTTCCAGGAACTGCTGGATTCCGCCAGCCGCCAGGAGCGCTTCTTCGGCAAGGCCATGCAGAACCTGGATGCCATTCAGGCCAATGCCAACGGTGAGCCCCTGGTTGCCCAGGTCCTTGATGCCGTGCGCAAGCTCATCCGGGCCTTCAAAGCCGAAGTGGATGGCACACCCGCTCTCCGCCGGCGCATGAAGTCCGAACTGGGTGCGGTGGTGGGCGCCGCCAATGTCCTGGTGGATCCCTTCGCCCTGGTCTCCCATGCCACGGACGCGACGGATTGGCGCCTCCACCTCCCGGTCGCGGTGGTCATGCCCGACCAGGAGAGCCAGGTGGCCCCCCTTCTGCTGGCGATTGAGGGCCTTGGCCTCAAGGCCATCCCCCGGGGCGGCGGCACGGGCCTCACCGGTGGCGCGATCCCTCTGCGCCCCGACTGCGTGGTCATCAACACCGAGAAGCTCAACCATGTCCTGGGCATCCGGGAGCGCGACTTCACCCTGGCTGACGGCAGCACCCTCAAGGCCAGCACCCTCTGGGTCGAGTCGGGGGTCATCACCGAAAAGGCCATGGAGGTGGCCGCGGAGAAGGGTCTGGTCTTCGCCACGGATCCCACCAGTGAGTGGGCCTCCACCATTGGCGGCAACATCGCCGAGAACGCCGGCGGCAAGCTGGCCGTGCGCTGGGGCACCTGCATCGACAATCTCCTGGCTTGGCGCATGGCCATGCCCGGCGGGCACCAGTGGACCGTACGTCGCACGGACCACCAGCTCCGCAAGATCCTGCCCCAGGACACCGTCACCTGGGAAGTGACGGACGAAAAGGGCCTCGTCGTGAAGACCGTCGCCCTGAAGGGCACCGAGATCCGCAAGCAGGGACTCTGGAAGGACATCACCAACAAGGCTCTTGGTGGCGTCCCCGGCCTCCAGAAGGAGGGTACCGACGGCGTCATCACTTCCGCCGAGTTCATCCTCTACCCCGAGTACGAGGCCAAGAAGACCCTCTGCATCGAGTTCTTCGGTCCCAACATGGACGAGGCCAGCCGCGTCATCGTCGACATCTCCAAGGCCTTCCCCTTCGACCAAGTGGACCACGAGACCCTTCTCGCCCTGGAGCACTGGGACGATGAGTATGTCCGTGCCATCGACTACAAGGTCAAGGCCGCCCGGGCCGAGACCCCCAAGGCCGTCCTGGTGATCGATGTGGCCGGACACACCCCCGAGGAGGCCGCTAGGGGCGCCCAGCGCATCCACAGCATCCTGGAGGGCTATCCCAACACCATCGCCTTCGGGGCCCGGGACAGCGCCGAGTCCAAGAAGTTCTGGCTGGACCGCAAGAAACTCGGAGCCATCGCCAAGCGCACCAACGCCTTCAAGCTCAACGAAGACATTGTCATCCCCCTGGAGACCCTGGCTGAGTTCGCCCACTTCATCGAGCGGCTCAATGTCGAGGAGGAGCGGCACACCCAGCTCCGCTTCATCGAGCGGGTCCAGGACTACATGGTGGAGCTGAAGAACGGCGATGAGGCCGAGGCCCTGGCCCTGAAGGTCCCCTCGGCCAAGTCCCTCTGTGCCGCCGCCCGCCTGGCCCTCCAGAGCGCAGGGGACGCCCACCTCCAGGAACAGACCGTACCCACAAAGCTGCGCCACGACCTGGCGGAGCTCATGCAGGGCTACCCGGAAGTCCTCGAGAGCCTGGAGCGCATCCACGGCGAGGTCCGCCACCGCCGCATCGTCATCGCCACCCACATGCACGCCGGCGATGGCAATGTCCATGTCAACATCCCCGTCCTCTCCAACGACCGCCCCATGCTCATCCGCGCCGATCTGGTCGTGGACCGGGTCATGGAGAAGGTCGTGGAGCTGGGCGGCGTGGTGTCCGGTGAACACGGCATCGGCGTAACCAAGTTGAAGTACTTCGACCCCCAGCGCGTGGGCGAGCTCCGCACCTACCGCAAAGAGGTGGATCCCGGGGGGCTCATGAACCCGGGCAAGCTGGAAGACCACACGATCCTGGAGCACATCTTCACCCCCTCCTTCAACCTCATGGAGTTGGAGGCCCGCATCCTCCAGCACGGACAGTTGGAGGAACTGGCCAGGAAGATCGCCCACTGCGTCCGCTGCGGGAAGTGCAAGCCCGACTGCTGCGTCTTCCACCCGGCCCGAAGCCTCTTCTACCACCCCCGGAACAAGAACCTCGCCATCGGCTCCCTCATCGAAGCCCTCCTCTTCGAGGCACAGCGCGAGCGCAGCACCCGCTTCGAGCTCCTCCGCTGGCTGGAGGAGATCGCCGATCACTGCACCATCTGCCACAAGTGCCTCAAGCCCTGCCCCGTGGAGATCGACACCGGAGCCGTCTCGGTCCTGGAGCGGGAGATCCTCACCAGCTGGGGCTACAAGCACTCCCCCCTCACCACCAGGCTGACCCTGAAGTACCTGGACTCCCGGAATCCCACCTTCAACAAGCTCTTCCGGGCCTCCTTCGTGAAGCTCGGCGGCATGGCCCAGCGCATCGGCCACCGGGTGGCGGGCCCCATGGTCTCCGCCAAGCCCGAGCCCCCTGCCCTCTACCCCCTCAGGATGCTGCGCTCCAGTACTGGCCCGGTCTCGGACCGGACCCTGCGGGATGTGCTGCCCGAGTGCGCCGCGGACCAGGTGCTGGTCTTCGAGCCCGAGGGCGAGGCCAAGTCGAATGTGGTCTATTTCCCCGGCTGCGGCTCCGAGCGCCTCTTCTCGGAAGTCTCCATGGCGGCCATCCATGTCCTCCTGGAGACCGGCACCCGGGTCATCCTGCCGCCCCCCTTCCTCTGCTGCGGCTTCCCGGCCCATGTGAACGCCAAGACCGCCATGCACAGTCGCATCGTGCTGCGCGACACCATCATCCTCTCCCAGATCCGCGACATGTTCTGCCACCTGGCCTTCGAAGCCTGCGTGGTGACCTGCGGCACCTGCAAGGAGGGCCTGGAGACCATGGAGGCCGGCGGCCTCTTCGGAGGCAAGGTCCAGGATGTGGCGAAGTTCGCGGTGGATCACGGGCTCCGACTGCAGGGCAGCGGGGACTGGCTCTACCACCCTCCCTGCCACGATTCCCTGGAGGCCAAGGCCCTTCAGGTCCTGGGCAAGTCAGGGGGCTTCGGTCAGGTCCACCAGGTCGCCAACTGCTGCTCCGAGGCCGGTACCCTCTCCATCTCCCGACCCGACATCACCGATGCCATGCTGCACCGGAAGCGGGAGGCGCTGGAGGAAGCCGCCCACGAGCACGGGGTGAAAAAGATCCTCACCAACTGCCCCTCCTGCCTCACCGGCCTCAGCCGCAACCGCGGCATGGGCTTCGAGGCCCAGCACATCACCGTGGCCCTGGCCGAAGGCCTCAACGGCAGGGACTGGCTGGAGAAGTTCAGGCGGCAGGCCGCCCGGGCGAAGGCCGTGTCCTTCTAG